GCACTATTGCACTCGCTGTATGTGTTGCCCGGTTATCGGGGAAACAGTATTGGGAAACGGCTGATTGGGGAATCCCGGAAGATCATCAGCGCTGTTCCTGACGTCGAACAATTACAATTATGGGTACTGCTCTCGGGAGAGGATTCAGCGATAGGGTTCTATGAAAAAGCAGGTTTTGAAGAAATGGGCGGTGTTTTTAAGGACGACCTGAAAATCAATGGAAAGTATGTAGATGCCGTTTGCATGGTCATGCACCTATGATCACGAATGCAAACCACTGCTTTAAGAATTTATATGCTCTGAAGCAACTGAATAAAAAGAAATAACAATAAATATAAACCACTATGGAATTTACGTTACCAGCATCATTGGAAATCCTGGAAAGGACACCTGCCGTATTGTCCGCAATGCTTACCGGTTTGTCCGATAACTGGGCAAATGGCAACGAGGGGGCAAACACCTGGACACCTAAAGAAGTTATAGCACACCTGATTGTCTGTGAAAACACGAACTGGATGCCAAGGGTAAGGATCATACTATCAGACGAAAGGAACAAAGTGTTTGAGCCGATAGGCATGGATGCACATTTCGAAATTGCAAAAAGCAATTCAACTGATACCCTGCTGACTGAATTTGTGAGGCTGCGTCAAAAAAGTATCACTGAGTTGAGAGGTTTTAACCTGAGTGAAGCCGATTTCGAAAAATCGGCGTTCCACCCAAAGATTGCTGAAGTAAGCCTGGGCCAGCTTATTGCGGCATGGGTAGCGCACGACCTGAGCCACATCACACAGGTATCGCGCACACTCGCTCAACAGTACAAAAACGAAGTGGGC
This genomic stretch from Flavobacterium pallidum harbors:
- a CDS encoding DinB family protein — protein: MEFTLPASLEILERTPAVLSAMLTGLSDNWANGNEGANTWTPKEVIAHLIVCENTNWMPRVRIILSDERNKVFEPIGMDAHFEIAKSNSTDTLLTEFVRLRQKSITELRGFNLSEADFEKSAFHPKIAEVSLGQLIAAWVAHDLSHITQVSRTLAQQYKNEVGPFTEFLKILK